From the Erythrolamprus reginae isolate rEryReg1 chromosome Z, rEryReg1.hap1, whole genome shotgun sequence genome, one window contains:
- the LOC139154004 gene encoding olfactory receptor 14I1-like, producing MENNTSIFFLLQFSKIWEVQMIYITLLLILYLMTITGNLVIIFAVAFDYHLHTPMYFFLMNLAMQDIGSVSVIIPKAVFNSVTNTRHISYSGCVTQVLLFVFFLGSDIALLTVMAYDRYVAICNPLQYEMIMNRKACTKMICSVWIATFLNAALNTAETFTIPFCSNIVNQFYCEIPHLLKIACSGLYVTEIGVVAFSTALSTGCFAFVIVTYVEIFSAVLKIPSVQGRKKALSTCVPHLSVFSMFLFTVSFAYLRPTSNRPSNLDFIITLIYSIFPPMLNPLIYSMRNKDIRVTIAKLLSLWSFGHL from the coding sequence ATGGAAAATAATAcatccatcttttttcttttgcaattttCAAAGATTTGGGaggtacagatgatatacataactttattacttatattatatttaatGACGATAACAGGGAATCTTGTCATCATTTTTGCTGTTGCTTTTGACTACCATCTTCATACTCCCATGTACTTCTTTCTAATGAATTTAGCCATGCAAGATATTGGTTCTGTTTCAGTCATCATCCCCAAAgctgtttttaattctgttacAAATACAAGGCATATTTCTTACTCAGGATGTGTTACTCAAGTGCTCTTGTTTGTCTTCTTCCTTGGATCTGATATTGCCTTGCTCACTGTCATGGCGTATGATAGATATGTTGCCATTTGCAACCCTTTACAATATGAAATGATAATGAACAGGAAGGCCTGCACCAAAATGATCTGCAGTGTGTGGATTGCCACTTTCCTTAATGCTGCATTGAACACTGCTGAAACGTTTACTATTCCTTTCTGCTCTAATATCGTCAATCAATTTTACTGTGAAATTCCACATTTACTTAAGATTGCCTGCTCTGGCTTATATGTAACTGAAATTGGAGTTGTAGCATTTAGTACTGCATTATCAACTGGTTGTTTTGCTTTTGTAATAGTTACTTATGTAGAAATATTTTCTGCTGTTCTGAAAATTCCTTCTGttcaaggaaggaaaaaggcaTTATCTACTTGTGTACCACACCTTAGTGTATTCTCTATGTTTTTGTTTACTGTTTCTTTTGCTTATCTAAGACCCACTTCTAACAGACCATCAAATCTTGATTTCATAATTACATtaatttattccatatttccacCCATGCTGAATCCATTAATTTATAGTATGAGAAACAAGGACATCAGAGTTACTATTGCAAAACTTCTTAGCTTATGGTCATTTGGTCATTTGTGA
- the LOC139154007 gene encoding olfactory receptor 14A16-like, with protein MENKSRVNEFLLHGFPDTEELHIVHVIVFLIIYLVALIENLIIIIVIVYSHQLHSPMYFFLVNLSLQDLGSISVTVPKSMLNSLMNTEAISYSGCLCQVFFLIFFIMSHFFLLGVMAYDRYVAICKPLHYEMIMNKKACIQMATSIWIGALFYSMLHVGNLAKLEFCSRIINQLYCEIPQLLKISCSSFYVAVEQAVIFGSFLGFLYYIITAFSYVQIFRTVLRIPSTQGKQKAFSTCLPHLIVICLFMISGSFAYLKPTSSSPSTSNTLFSLFYFLMPPVMNPLIYSMRNKEFKMAFWKLLLHLPPYTLQTYSQLCIF; from the coding sequence ATGGAAAATAAGTCAAGAGTCAATGAATTCCTTCTACATGGATTCCCTGATACTGAAGAGCTACATATAGTCcatgttattgtttttttaataatttatttggtAGCCCTCATTGAAAATCTCATCATTATCATTGTCATTGTTTACAGTCATCAGCTTCATTCACCCATGTATTTTTTTCTGGTCAATCTATCCTTGCAAGACCTTGGCTCAATTTCAGTAACAGTTCCCAAGTCCATGCTAAATTCCTTGATGAACACTGAAGCCATTTCTTACTCTGGATGTCTCTGCCaggttttcttccttattttcttcatcATGTCTCATTTCTTTCTCCTGGGTGTCATGGCATACGATCGTTATGTAGCCATCTGCAAGCCACTGCATTATGAGATGATCATGAACAAAAAAGCCTGCATCCAAATGGCAACTAGTATTTGGATAGGTGCTCTGTTTTATTCAATGCTCCATGTGGGAAATTTAGCTAAATTAGAATTCTGTTCCAGGATCATAAATCAGTTATACTGTGAAATTCCTCAATTACTCAAGATCTCTTGTTCTAGCTTTTATGTTGCAGTAGAACAGGCAGTTATCTTTGGATCTTTTTTGGGTTTTCTTTACTACATTATAACtgctttttcttatgttcagatctTCAGAACAGTTTTAAGAATCCCATCTACCCAAGGGAAGCAAAAGGCCTTTTCTACCTGTTTACCTCATCTCATAGTCATTTGTCTGTTTATGATAAGCGGTAGCTTTGCATATCTGAAACCCACATCCAGCTCTCCATCAACTTCAAATaccttgttttctttgttttactTTTTGATGCCCCCAGTCATGAATCCACTGATCTATAGCATGAGGAACAAGGAGTTTAAAATGGCATTCTGGAAGCTACTTCTCCATTTGCCACCCTACACTTTACAGACGTATTCTCAGTTATGTATATTTTAG
- the LOC139154008 gene encoding olfactory receptor 14A16-like produces the protein MENKSIFSEFLLHGFPDTEELRIIHIVIFLIIYFVAFVENIIIIIVIVYSHQLHSPMYFFLVNLSLQDLGSISVTVPKSMLNSLMNTEAISYSGCVCQVFFLVFFMMSHFFLLCFMAYDRYVAICNPLHYETIMSKKACIQMATSVWMAGLFYSMLYTGNLFSLKFCSRIINQFFCEIPQLVKISCSDSYVSEVWIIILGSCFAFILFVLIGFSYVQIFRTVLRIPSTHGKQKAFSTCLPHLVVICLFMICGTFVYLRPTPSSQSTSNIMISLFYCVIPPVMNPLVYSMRNKELKIAFWKLIICFFPYTL, from the coding sequence atggaaaataaGTCAATATTTAGTGAATTTCTTTTGCATGGATTCCCTGACACTGAAGAACTACGGATAATtcatattgttatttttttaataatttattttgtaGCTTTTGTTGAAAATATCATCATAATCATTGTCATTGTTTATAGCCATCAACTCCATTCAcccatgtatttttttcttgtcaATCTCTCCTTGCAAGATCTTGGCTCCATCTCGGTTACCGTTCCCAAATCAATGCTGAATTCTTTGATGAACACAGAAGCCATTTCTTACTCTGGGTGTGTCTGCCAAgttttcttccttgttttctttatgATGTCTCACTTCTTTCTCCTGTGTTTCATGGCCTATGATCGTTATGTAGCCATTTGCAACCCACTGCATTATGAGACTATAATGAGCAAAAAAGCTTGTATCCAAATGGCAACCAGTGTCTGGATGGCTGGGCTGTTTTATTCTATGCTTTATACAGGAAATTTGTTTTCTCTGAAGTTCTGTTCTAGAATCATCAATCAGTTCTTCTGTGAAATCCCTCAACTTGTCAAGATCTCTTGCTCTGACTCTTATGTTTCAGAGGTGTGGATAATTATCTTGGGTTCTTGTTTTGCATTCATTCTTTTTGTGCTAATTGGGTTTTCATATGTTCAGATCTTTAGAACAGTTTTGAGAATCCCATCTACTCATGGGAAGCAAAAAGCCTTCTCCACCTGTTTACCTCATCTCGtagtcatttgtttgtttatgataTGTGGTACCTTTGTATACCTGAGACCCACACCCAGCTCCCAATCGACATCAAATATCATGATATCCTTGTTTTACTGTGTGATACCACCAGTCATGAATCCACTGGTTTACAGCATGAGGAACAAGGAACTCAAAATAGCATTCTGGAAGCTGattatctgttttttcccctacacTTTATAG